From a single Lytechinus pictus isolate F3 Inbred unplaced genomic scaffold, Lp3.0 scaffold_19, whole genome shotgun sequence genomic region:
- the LOC129260667 gene encoding cAMP-dependent protein kinase regulatory subunit-like: MDDDPFQDEDKLDDLAAEDIMMIMNPELKRRRGGATTKTLEEASAIIQAHVEKVSPEGMPGDAKKDAENQEEVYRTPLQRFRAIANTVKHNLKWSKLLSSEEDSKSFTVRQADGTEENTLTFDVNAFKSNVQSMSTLPPMAKNIMIKNSWERTKDELQYLFGFVDRLKCFDRYSTTIRHELAAVIYYDSFEAGRVIVRQGHPGLAFYFILSGSVIVEVSETDKRTGETNTRQMGETYAGASFGELALLHGTKRGASIRCKVDSEFLRLDKPDFDMVLRRSYQQEWDNRFKALSSLSTFSEWTDDELIATNDRAKVIEYQSNAVIVSDLQEAPDDVYFIMSGDVKIVREVVLLQNKLPFGRVKLTPPPLDANHGVSPDFKLEKYQKLVRKLLHIATIGKGDFFGVGEDLRKTHLISLHKAEVMLVSRVAFMRHDRGKCLLPMKQEVEELFPTYDETFAGYLVDKRWRAYKRNLVKEVASRRQFPHKTTIEDVPLILRRENSLSTK, from the exons ATGGATGACGACCCATTCCAAGATGAGGACAAGCTCGATGACCTCGCTGCAGAGgatatcatgatgataatgaatccTGAATTGAAGAGGAGAAGGGGTGGGGCGACGACCAAGACATTAGAAGAAGCCAGTGCTATCATCCAGGCTCACGTTGAGAAGGTTTCTCCGGAAGGGATGCCGGGTGATGCCAAAAAAGATGCCGAAAATCAGGAG GAAGTATATCGAACACCTTTACAACGCTTCCGTGCCATCGCCAACACAGTCAAGCACAATCTGAAGTGGTCAAAGCTTCTTTCTAGTGAGGAAGATTCCAAGTCATTCACGGTTCGTCAAGCTGATGGGACGGAGGAAAACACCCTTACCTTCGATGTCAATGCATTCAAATCAAACGTCCAGTCGATGAGTACATTGCCCCCGATGGCTAAGAACATCATGATCAAGAATTCATGGGAGAGAACGAAAGACGAGCTCCAGTATCTCTTTGGCTTCGTTGATAGg TTGAAATGTTTCGATCGATACTCAACGACAATCCGACATGAATTAGCTGCTGTGATCTACTATGATTCCTTTGAGGCTGGTCGAGTGATCGTTCGTCAAGGACATCCTGGTCTTGCTTTCTATTTCATTCTCTCTGGATCCGTCATCGTTGAAGTCAGTGAGACTGATAAAAGGACGG GTGAAACAAACACGAGACAGATGGGGGAAACCTATGCAGGGGCAAGTTTTGGAGAACTTGCTCTACTTCATGGTACGAAACGTGGTGCTTCTATTAGATGTAAAG ttgaCTCTGAATTTCTTCGTTTGGATAAACCCGATTTTGACATGGTTCTACGTCGTAGTTATCAGCAGGAATGGGACAATAGATTCAAAGCATTGAGTTCACTCTCAACGTTTAGTGAATGGACAGACGATGAATTAATAGCTACCAACGATAGAGCAAAGGTTATTGAATATCAATCGAACGCC GTCATCGTGAGTGACCTGCAAGAGGCACCTGACGATGTCTACTTCATCATGTCTGGCGATGTCAAGATCGTCAGGGAGGTGGTCCTCCTACAGAACAAACTACCATTCGGTAGAGTCAAGCTAACTCCACCTCCCCTTGATGCAAACCATGGGGTGTCACCCGACTTTAAACTCGAGAAATACCAGAAACTGGTTCGCAAGCTTCTGCATATTGCCACCATTGGGAAGGGGGACTTCTTCGGGGTTG GCGAAGATCTACGTAAGACGCATTTGATCTCCCTACACAAGGCCGAAGTCATGCTCGTATCGAGAGTGGCATTTATGCGTCATGACCGTGGCAAATGCCTCCTTCCGATGAAGCAAGAAGTCGAGGAGCTCTTTCCGACATACGACGAGACCTTCGCCGGCTACCTCGTCGACAAGAGATGGCGTGCTTACAAACGAAATCTGGTGAAAGAGGTTGCTAGCAGACGACAGTTTCCACATAAAACCACCATTGAAGATGTTCCTCTTATTCTTCGGCGGGAAAACTCACTGTCAACGAAATAA